The Excalfactoria chinensis isolate bCotChi1 chromosome 29, bCotChi1.hap2, whole genome shotgun sequence genome contains the following window.
CCCTCACGTTCAGGCCCTGTGTACTGAAAGGCAGCCCCGtggtttccccagagccttctgttctccaggctcaacaagCTGaaatctctgtctctctctccaAAGGAGACGCTCCTGATGCTGGCCTTTCAAGTCACGTTCCTGAAGTCCAAGTTAATGTGCCCAGCATCTGCTAATGATGTTGTGCCAATCCAGGGGGTCAACAGCAAGGACAAAGACACCAACGTAAGGGATAGGCTTCTTTTACTGCCCATTccaaaatgacacaaaaaaCACATGACAAAAttacacaaaaaataaagcagtgtctATAGCCAAAAGGTGAGCTTAGCAGTAAAGGAAATAAGCGAGGCAGTGGGCCCAATCACTGCTACATGAGCTCAGTGCTTAAAATACATCACCCATTGACCCAGTCCTTTCCCATCACCCAGATCCACACTCACCGGGGTGCTCCAATTTGCAGTGAGGATCTGGAGAACCTCTCCCAGCCATCGGAAACTTGTACAGCAATGCATCCATCCCATGGGTGAGGCATCCAGAGCCGCTGCAAGCAGGTCCAGCCTTTCCACCACTGAACAAACCAATCTACATAGCAGGCCAGGGGAACAGCCGGTGCCCTCTTTCTCCTCTTGGCTTTCTTCCCAGAGCCTGGCCAGGGTTCAAGGAGGCACAAAAGGCCTTGTGCTGCCAATGGGGGTGAAGCACAGGCCTCTTTGGCAAGAGCGTCTGCCCAGctccccctgccacaggctgaACCGGGTACCAAAGATGGCAGCAAAGCTCCCCTTGGGTCGGGCCGCCGTCGTCATGGAAACGCAGCATGACAACACACAGGTTCCAGCAGCCCGGGTGATGTCACCTGCCCCGGGACTTCCTCTGCCTGCCCCGGGGCCGCAGCCTGCCAGCTTTCCCTGCCTCGCACACTGACCAGCCGAAGCCTGCCGTGCTGGATGGATGTGGCCCCTCCGGGCAGAAGCTCTGCTGTACGAACCCTCAGGGTCGGGGGGAGAGGCCTGTCAGCTCTGAGCCTCACCCAGCCACGCTGCAGCCTGCCGGCCGGGCGCACAACTCCAGCAGGTGAGCTCTCCCCTCCCCGACGCCCCACCGCAAGGCGGTGCAGGTAGTTCTGCCGGAGTCCTGGGAGGCACCAGGTGAGAGGCTGATCCCTTCCGGCCCCAGGAACGTGGCGTGTGGGGATGCTGAGAGGTGGGAGGCCAATGGGGAAAAGGACTGTGGGGACATCGTGGTGCTACGGGGACATCACGGGGATACGAAGATAGGGAGAAATGAAGACAGTGGCGATATGGGGACATGAAGTGGTCaggagtggtgttccccaggggtcggtgctggggcctgtcctcttcaacatctttattgatgacctggatgagggcattgagtgcaccctcagtaagttcgcagatgacactaaactggctgggagtgtggatctacctgggggtagcgaggccctacagagggatctggacaggctggagagccgggctgaagccaatgggatgaggttcaacaagaccaaatgccgggtcctgcacttcagccacaacaGCCCCAGGTGATGCTACAGacttggggcggagtggctggaggactgtgtgcaggaaatggacctgggggaactgattgacACGACATCAGCCGTTCACGATCGGGTCCTTTTCCGgcagccgccccccccccaacagGCCCCGGGCCGCCCCTAGCCCGGCCTGAGCCACGTGACAGGAAGTGCTTGGCGGCGGCGGAGAGCACTTCCGGGGAGATGCAACATGGCGGCACGGCGGGGCCCGGAGGAGCGGGCTGCGTGCTGCGAACGGGGTCGGGCCTCGGTGCGGGGGCAcggaggggctgctgggggaggaGCTCGCGGCGCTGCCGGCACCCAGAGGCGGCTCCCGGGTGGCTCCACGGTCTCGCTGCGGAGTCAGCCGGCCGGCCCCAAAAGCCTGGAGGCAGAGCCTGAGACGGCCCCGGCCCGGATACGGTACGGACGGACTCGGTCTGGATTGCGGGGAGCGGGACGAGTCCGGGCTGCGGTTTGGCTGGTGGTGTTTGTTGCTTTGAAGGGCCGCCTTCATAGGCcggagggaggaagagggagCTTTGAACGGTGCGAGCAGTCGGGAGCACGTCGcgtttctgctgctgtgttggcGCCTCCAGCCCCTCCTCATCCTATGTGGAACGCCAGCGCCAGCAGTGCGGCTGCCAGTTTAGAACCCTCCTCACCTTGGTCACCGCTGCCGTGCGCAACACACTCGCATCTGAGAGCTGTGGCAGATAACAGCCATGTCAGCAGCGAAGAGGGCGAGGGTTGAAGTTTGCCCAGTTTCAGGAGGGAGGATGGAGCTGGGGGCCCTGGAAGCGAAAAGGAGGAGGGGGCCCGCCATGACCATCAGGCAGAGGAGGGTTAAGAGAGCCCATTTCCATCACGCCTGCACCCGCCTTGTGACCAGCAACCATGCGGAGCCTATGGAGGTGGATCCAGCTCcagaggagcccatggaggtggatccgcccgcggcacagctggcctggcaccacACCACCGTGCCAGGCCCCGCATCGGCACCATCGCAGCTCCACCATCGCTGGTCCAGGCGCTGAGCTCCTTACCTGCTGCGCGGCCCCTGCTTCCAGCATTAGCTGTGTGGCATTATTTAACATCGGCTCCTCCTTCGGGCCTCTTCTGCAGCCAGGTTCTGTGGGCCCCCAGTCCCATCTTCGCGCTGTATGTCCCAGTCCCCATTTCTCTTGTTGGTTTTTGGGTTTAGTTTTAGAGTTAGGCGTAGGttattgttcatgtttttgAGTTAGGCATAGGCTATTGTTGGTGTTTTCGAGTTAGGCGTAGGTTATTGTTCATGGTTTAGTGCTATGAGTTGGTGTTTTCCTGTTAGGAGTTTGTTCCTCTTCATGCTGTAGTGTTAGGAGTAGATGGTTGTTCCCATTGTAGAGTTAGGCATAGGTTACTGTTGGTACTGTCTAGTTAGGTGTGGGTTTCTACCAGCATctggcagcaaacagcgctCGCTCGGTAAGCACACGTCTGCTTTCTCCATGAGTGCGACTGCCGTGAGAGCGGAGGTCTGATGCCATCTGCGAGGGATGGTATTTGCATCGGGTGGCTTTTCCGTTGCAGAATGTCCAGCAGCAGAGCGTGAGTGGCCGTGAAATGAAGCTGGGCCTCGGGAGAGCAGTCTGGAGCTGCGTCACGAGCTTCCTGCGTGGCCAGCACAAGGTAGGTGTGCCTTACTGTAAGCGTGCGCTGAAGCAGTGTTGGTGAAGCACGGCTCACTCCTCTGTCTTCAGCAGATGGGCTTTCTGCGcgctttatttctgtggctgtagaatttccctctttcttcccatCAGATCTGCGAAGGCTTTTTTGTGGGAAGGTTTTGAGGGATGAGGGagcagaaattgcttttgtCACGAGTCATCTGGAAAGGTGTCACAGAAATGGTGACGTTTGCATAGGCTTGAATTCAGCATCatatctgcttctccctgggtTCAGGTTCTTCAGGTCTCCTGCCTGCTTTTCACCCTTTGATTAATGGAGAGTGGAGTTTTTACCTCAGAGCAAAGTTTCATgattaacagaaacaaatatggAACTTTCCAAATGGACTGCTAGCTTACCAAGAAACAACTACGTCCTACTTATCTTCACCAGTACCTCTTGACCTCGATTTTACTTTGTCGTGGATAATGACTGAGATTTCTGGGGAGGATATTAGATGAatacagtgctgtgttttttttcttcctccgaATAGCAAGGgactgctgtgctctcattAATATCATCAGTGAGTAGATGCTGCCTCCTGTTTGAGCCTAAACTGCTTCTCATAGTTGAGTGGTTGGAAAGATAGGGTTTTAACTTAGAATTGTTTGTGCAGAGTGAAGGTTGCGAATACAGTTAGAATACAGTTATACGGTGCTCTATCCCCAGagctttccatcatttttcttaTCACAGCTTACggttcatttcaaaacaaactaacaaagaTGAACTTGGGTTAGCACAGCCGGTTTTGAATTATCATTCtgtcttttccaggctggtAGCAGGATGGGGACTTTCCCGAGGCGCTGGGGAACAGACACAAGCTTTTATTGAAGGCTTCAATGCAATTCTGCCACAGCAGTATCTGCGGTACTTTGCTGCTAAGGAGCTGGAGGTAAAGGATTCTTTGACTATTGCCAGATCCAGGCTGCTCCACGTAATCCTTCAATTTCAGTCAGTGTCTGAAGAGCAGAGTTCATTGAGGCTGGCGGTTCTGTTTTCAGGATGTGCGAGAGAAGCCTTACGTATCAGTTAGTGTTTGGTTACTGTGTtgttcttcactttcttctttgcaaccCACTTACACGTTTTTAACGTTAAGATCCATCCTGCCAGTGTAAATTTTTTGGCTTATGGTGTTTTTGTAATCCTTGACAATgtgatttgtgtgtgtttaaagAGTGAGCAGTTGGAAAGCAAGGGAGATAAGAACCAAATATCAGCAGATGGTCAAATTACTGAGTGGACCAGGTTTTAGCTGCTTTTGGTCCCTCCAAATTATactctgcagcagaacattGTATTTCTAGCACAGAGTGGTATGGTTAGGCAAGGAGAAAGTATGGTTTGAATGTCTAGATACAAACGTTTTCATGACTGGGGTATCTCTTTTGTGGTCtctccacattttctttgtgagcAGATGTTATATTTGCTGTGGAAGTCTGagagtttaatattaaaaatgagcGTACTGTGATTGCAGGTGCTTTGAAGTACAGTAGTATTGAAGTACAATAGTCTTGCTGTAGAAGCAAAGTAGTAGCTTGTAGTTTCCATGTTTATGatcctttttctcccctaaaGGTGCTCCTGTGTGGAATGCAAGAAATGGATCCGAATGACTGGCAGAGGCATACCATCTACCGGCATGGTACCAGAAGCAGCAGACAGATGCTGTGGATCTGGCAGGTTTGTAGACTTCTTTTCCTCACAagaacacagcaacagcttAGTGAGCAACAATCAGAATTACTCAACAGATACGTAGcatgtaaatataaatgataaCTGCTGATCCAGCTGTCCGAGGGGTGATGGGGAAGTGAACGTCTCAATATTAAACTTAACATCagtgttaattattatttttcaatttttgaaagaaacagataaCGAGAATGACGCTTCTACAGTTCTTTACTGGACCGTGCAGATTACCAGTGGGAGGATTTGCTGACCTCATAGGTAATGAGCCctctttaatgtattttatgctcatgtttattcctttttttttttgttaataaggACCAAGCTGTGTGTTTAAGggtattttttaatgagtttattTGGAATCTTTTTTCTGAGTCTTGCATATTGGTAGAGCTGTGACAGAAAAAGGGACGGAGGGAATGTGAACACGCCTTGCATCAGTGACTTGAGAGATGGTTTGGACGTGGTCCTggcagggcagcctgctctgggtaTCCCTGCTTGCTCAGAGTGGAAGGACTAGGTGCTAAACTCCAGAGATTCCTTCCAGTACCAAACCAACGATGTGATGCAGTGGTTGAGTTTCTTTGAAGACCGCTTGATAGTTTTGCATTTCACTACGTGGATTTCTTCAGAGGGATGTAGTGAGAGACAGATGTCTTTGTGCTCTGCAAGTAGTTATAGTCTTGTTTTCTCTTCGAGCCTTTCTCGCGCTGTTGTCATGTATTACCTACTGGTAGACACGGGCAGTTAGACCTAAGAATTCATTGTTTGATTGTTGTACAGGGAGCAACGGACCCCAAAAATTTTGCGTTGAGAAAGTTGGGAAGGAAAACTGGTTCCTAGAAGTCACTCCTGGTAAGTACGAAGGCTCAAACTCTGCTGTGGTTCTGTTCTTACGGATGGCAATCTCCTTTCAGATTGTAGGAAGTGGGTGTGATATGGAAGTGGCTGAGATtgtgtgaaagcaaagcaatgggTGATGGCAGTAAGCTCTGCTGAGTAATAGTtgaacttctgaaaagcagttttgttgtgGAGCTGATTCCATTGTAAATGCTGTGGATTTGCACACCACTAAAAACATAAAGCTACTTTTAGTACTGAAGGTAGTACTTTTTTCTAAAGAGTTTGGGATCGATCTTTCATTATCACCACACCCAATCTtggcaatgaaaataaatagccaCATTCGTGCTCCCTCTTGGCTGGAGAAAATGCCCAGTTTCTGCCCAGTTTCTCAGTTATGCTGGTGCTTTGTGAAGATGCTCAgattttaaatttcagataCAGAAGAGAGATAAGTTGAGACCCGTTACTAAATACGTTGCCAGTTCTGGAAAGTTATCGCTGCTCAGGTGCTTGTTGTGCTTTAACTCTcaccttcagaaataaatgcacGTCAAGATACAGTTGTTTCAGAGGGTACAAATGCAGTTATCCCTCTGAACAAGACAGTTCATATGCCTGTGCTCCTAATGGATTTTTGGGTGGCCTCAACTGTTCTTCAATACTTaagatttctctttgttttcagtttcaatCGCTTGGACTTTCCACCCAAGAAGAATTatgagcagctgaaggaaaagctgttaCTTGCaattgaagaaacagaaggtttTGGGCAGGAATAGCTGCGATTTGCACCTTGAAGAATGTGAACTCAACGTGACGTTCTTCTTCActtcttctgcttgttgcaCACTTCCTCGTAAAGTAGACTTGACTTGGATTATTTAACAATAGTAGCGTGTAAGTAAATGGATGTTATCCTGAAGTTTTATCCACGTAAACCCTGGATTTCTACCGAGCactttcagaaaccaaaagagCAATCAGATATGGCGACAAAGGAATTGTGACCCGAGTAGAGATTTAGTACAGCTttgggctctgctttgttttacctttcGTTACTTAGAATGTGTCCTTAAAGACTGAgagattttcttaaaatagttttgtctttcctatTCAGTAGCATATTTGGCTACTGATGTACTGGGAAGTTCATTagtagctgcagtgctgcagcaacaTCATCACCTCTTGACAGCAGTGTTATTAGAGCTGGCTTGTAACCGTCCTCTGCCTACTGTGAGCAAATTCATCACTTAAGCTATTCTTCTAACTCAGGTGTGGCTGGACTGTATTTCCTTGCCTGTTTCCTTGCCTGGAGTCTGCTCACGTGCCAGTGGGACTCAGACTGCTGTTCAGGGGATGTCAAACTGTAGCACAAATCCAGGGcgtagctttgctttgttttcctcacagtcTTGCTAATTTCAGCAAAAGAACCATCTGCCCAAAGTTGCTGGAGATTTGCTTGTGCCCTCTGAGGAGTTCtgatctttttctgtgtaacacATCTAACTTGTCAAACTATGTTCACACTGTggttcttcacttgttttgcaaaaGACAAGACCACCTGGGATTGCACTGATTCAACTTAGATTCCCGTTTGCAGACTGATGTTTCCTGTCGGGAGTGTTAATGGACGTTATCCTCAGTGTTATTCTTCCACGATGCTGTCAGTTTTCTCTGAAGACTTCTTTGGTGTCTCGAGAAGAGGTACAAAATAACTGGGTTTTGAAAATGATGGTACTTATCATTTTTGGTGATGAACTGATGATGCAATATTAGCATTATCATTTCTCAGAGGACTTGAAAGTTTGTACATGGATTCCAgactgtgtgtgtatacatgctCTACTGAACAAGGACGCGAACTGGGATCAGCAGCACTGGATGGTAAAATACTGTACTGAGATTCATTGTCGAAATGTCCTTGTATTGTAATTTCCAAGACTCAGGTAACTATAACAATATCTCCGTAAGTCAAATACTGGCATCCTTCTGGGAGctccatctttcttcctctgggctcaaagtcctctggggaaatgccactcctcccctcccttctgagAGCCACAGTGCCCAATGAAGGCAGGTCACAGGACCAGAAGGTGAACTCTTGAACTGCCACCgctctgcatgatgttctgatgtggaatatctACAAAACATCCCCAAACCACAACAGGTAGCACGGAGCTGCAATGGGGAATGCCCTCCACACACGGCCCTGTCGGTGCACGATGCTGCAGGCACGCTCCTTGCCATCTGCACACACGTGGGCCGGCTTTGCACGGCCGGGCACATCATCtggcctgggcactgcaggtcCTCACATGATGGGGTGCAGACACGGCAAGGCCAACCCTGGCTGACTGTGCATCTCATTCCCGCTTGGCATGGGAAGAGGGACTTCAGTGGGACACAATTGCTCCAAAGGAGTTTTGGCCCTGATCCCTGACCTGTTGGCCTTATCTGTCACCAGTTGCAGTGGTTACAAAGCACATGGAGGATACATCGCGTTGTGTAAGCTGAATAAAACACGGGATCACACAAAGTACAAACATCTGAGTTACAGCAGCACACATCAccaacttgtcacagacactaGCCCGTGGTTCTGCAGGAGTGGTGACACAAACATTACAGACCATTACTGATGTCAGCATCTTCCTTTCCCACCCTTCCCTGCACAtgaagcagcaagctgctggccatCAGAGGGCTTGCAGTGACATCAGAAGGTGGCTGCGGTCATCTGAAGGGTTTTCTGGTTGTCGGAGGGCTCCACTGGTTGTCAGAGATGTTCACTGACCATCAGAAGGCTTCATTGATTGAGTTGGGATGTCACCGGTCATCAGAGGGCTTCATTGGTCATCGGGAGATTGGAGGTGTCCATGGGAGGGGATATGCAGCCCTTGTTCTGGGTGATGGGTAGGGGGTTGGGGCACTGAGGCAAGCAGCCTAAAGCAGACCCAAAGGAGTGACAAGTGGCTGCAATAAGAGAGGGGC
Protein-coding sequences here:
- the LOC140263356 gene encoding E3 ubiquitin-protein ligase Itchy-like isoform X1, which gives rise to MKLGLGRAVWSCVTSFLRGQHKVLLCGMQEMDPNDWQRHTIYRHGTRSSRQMLWIWQKQITRMTLLQFFTGPCRLPVGGFADLIGSNGPQKFCVEKVGKENWFLEVTPVSIAWTFHPRRIMSS
- the LOC140263356 gene encoding E3 ubiquitin-protein ligase Itchy-like isoform X2, which produces MKLGLGRAVWSCVTSFLRGQHKVLLCGMQEMDPNDWQRHTIYRHGTRSSRQMLWIWQITRMTLLQFFTGPCRLPVGGFADLIGSNGPQKFCVEKVGKENWFLEVTPVSIAWTFHPRRIMSS